Within the Hypericibacter adhaerens genome, the region CTCGGTGTCGGTCTTCTCGGTCGCCCTCACCCTGGCACTCTCGATCCCCGCCGGCTATGTGCTCGCGCGCTATCGCCGAAGCTGGCTCTCGGCCTTCGAGATCGGGATCATGGTGATCCGGATGCTGCCCGAGATCCTGTTCATGCTGCCGCTCTATGCGATCTACCAGAAGACGGCGCTGTTCGACACGCAGATCGGCATCATCCTCGCCTTCCAGATATTCAACATGCCCTACAGCGCCTGGCTGATCCGGCAGTTCGTCTCGGAAGTCCCGGTCGAGCTGGACGAGGCGGCGTTGCTCGATGGCGCGTCGAAGTGGCAGGTTCTGTGGTTCGTCATCGTGCCGACGATCCGGCCGGGCATCGTCGCCGCGGCCGTGCTCTCCTTCATCGGCGTCTGGACGAACCTGCTGCTGCCGCTGGCGCTCACCTATAACGAGACGCCGATGGTCGCGACCACGATCGCGAACTTCAAGGGATACGGGACCTTCGACTGGCCCGTCATGGCCGCGGCCGCGATCGTGTCGCTGCTGCCGCAGTTCCTGTTTTTCCTGTTTGCGCAGAAATACATCGTCAAGGGGCTCACCCTTGGCGCGGTGAAGGGCTGACCGACCCCCGCGGGGTCGGCGGCCGTCAAGGAAACGGAGGATGGAGTGCTCGAGCTTCTGAAGATGGATGGACGCATCGCCGTGGTGACCGGGGCCGGCCAGGGGATGGGCAAGGAGATCGCCAAGACCCTGGCGCTGCTGGGCGCGACGGTGGTGATCGCCGAGCTCTCGCCCAAGACCGGCGAGCAGACCGCGAAGGAGATCCGCGACAAGGGCGGCAAGGCCGAGTTCCGCCAGATGGATGTGCGCCAGACGAAGTCGGTGCAGGAGGTCGCCCAGTATGTGACGCGGACCCATGGCCGGCTCGACATCGCCGTCAACAATGCCGGCATCGTGAAGAACGAGGCGACGCTCGACACCAGCGACGCGGACTGGCTCGAGGTCATCGACGTCAATCTCAACGGCGTGTTCCGCTGCTGCCGCGAGTTCGGCCGGCCGATGGTGGCGCAGAACAAGGGCGTCATCGTCAATATGTCGTCGAACAGCGCCGTCATCGTCGACCGCCCCCAGGTGCAGCCGGCCTACAACGCCTCGAAGGCCGGCGTCTCGCAATTGACGAAGTCGCTCGCCGTCGAATGGGCGCCGCACAACATCCGGGTGAATGCGATCGCGCCCGGCTATATCGACACGGCCCTGACCGATGCCGGCAAGGGCCAGGCCGAGTGGATCAAGTTCTGGATGAGCATGACGCCCATGAACCGCTTCGGCAAACCGCAGGAGGTGGCGCCGCTCGCGGCGTTCCTGGCATCGGACGCGGCGAGCTACATCACCGGCGCCGTCTATCTGATCGATGGCGGCTACACGGTCTGGTAGGTCCCGGGAGCGGTGCCGAACATGACGGGCCAGAGATCGAGCGAAAGACCGCCGGCCTACAGGGTCGATCCGAGCCGGACCGATCTTGCGCTGGAGTTCAAGCGCCATCCCTATGGGCAGCATAGCGACGAGCTGCAGCGGGTCCTCAATCTGTTCCGCTCCGATCCCTTGCCCGGCAATTACTGCGTGGTCTGCACCAGGCCCCACCGGGAATGGGCACTCGCACGATTCCGGCAGACCAGCCGGGAGCCCGTGGATCTGCTCGGCCCCGTCTTCGGATCGCTGGCGGAGGCCGAATGGGCCGTCTTCAAGCTGCGCTGGCGGAAACACACCGGGCAGGCGCTGGAGATCGAATGAGATGATCGAGATCCTGGGATATGCCGATCGCCTGGCGGTCCGGCCCGGCATGACGATCGCCTTCAAGGTGAGCTGCGAGACCGGCGCCGCGCGCTACCGTGCCGACATCGTGCGGCTGCGTTGCGGAGACGATCGTCCTGACGGCCCGGGATTCCGGGAAGAGCCGGTCGCGGATGCGGCGGCGAACGGCGACTATCCCGGGCGCCGGCAGGCCATCGATTGCGGCTCCTATGTGAGAGTCGGACCGGCGGCAGCCTTCGATGCGGTCGACAGCTTCACGCTGTCGGCCTTGATATGGCCGACCTTGCCGGGCCTCGACGAAGCGACCGTGATGGGGCGCTGGAGCGGGCCTGCTGAAACGGGCTTCGGCTATGCGCTCGCGATCGACGGCGCTTCCCGTCCCTGCCTGAGGCTCGGCGACGGAGTGCGAGTCTGGCGGCTGGTCCATCCAGTCGCCCTCGCGGCCCGCCGCTGGTACCGGCTGCTGGCGAGCTTCGACAGCGCGACCGGCGCCGCCAGCCTGCATTGCGAGCCGGTCACGCCGCAGTGGGGCGATCCGGTATTTCGTCCCACCGCCGGCCGCTGCCCGCTGCGGCCGCTCTCCTCCGGACCCCGGATCGCCGATGTGCCTGTCGCCGTCGCCGCCCATGTGGTGGAGGGTGGCCAAGGGACATGGCGCGGTGCCGGTCATTTCAACGGCAAGATCGAAGCGCCACGGCTGCATGCACAGGCCCTCCCGGCCGAGCAGATCGGGCAAATCCTGTCGACGCCCTTGACGGGGCCGTCCGCGGCGAGCCTGGTCGCCGCCTGGGATTTCTCCCGGGACATCCCCGGAACGAAGGCGCGCGATATCGGCCCGAACGGGCTCGATGGCGACTGCATCAACCTGCCGACCCGGGCGATGACGGGCCATGCCTGGACCGCGGAAGCCATGAACTGGACGAACCGCCCGCATGAATATGCGGCGATCCATTTCCATGAAGACGATCTCTATGATTGCGCCTGGGAGACGGATTTCCGCTGGACGATCCCGCCGGACCTGAAGAGCGGGATCTATGCCGCGCGCCTGCGCTGCGGCAACCAGGGCGAGGACCATGTGCCGTTCTTCGTGCTGCCGCCGCGCGGACATGCGCGGGCCCCTGTGGCCTTCCTCGCCTCCACCGCCACCTATCTCGCCTATGCCAACAGCCACGATCATTACGAGGACCCCGTGGCGGAGCGCTGCCATGGGCTGACGGTGCTGGCGCCGGCCGACCTGTTCCTGATGCAGCGGCGCGATCTCGGCCTCTCCGCCTACGACCATCACCGCGACGGCAGCGGATCCTGCTGGAGCTCGCGCCTGCGCCCGATCCTGAATCTCCGCCCCAAGCGCGCGCTCTGGTCGCTCAATGCCGATCTGCACCTCACCGATTGGCTCGAGGCGATCGGGCAGGAGTACGACGTGATCGACGACGAGACCCTGCATCGGGAAGGCGTCTCGCTGCTCGAGCGCTATGCCTGCGTCATGACCGGCACGCACCCGGAGTACTACTCGACGGCGATGCTGACCGCGATGGCGGCCTATCTCGAGCGGGGCGGCCGGCTCATGTATCTCGGCGGCAACGGCTTCTACTGGCGCGTCGCCTGGCATGACGAGCTGCCGGGCGCCATGGAGATCCGCCGCGGCGAGGCGGGCACCCGGATGTGGACTTCCGAGCCCGGCGAGACGGGCCTTGCGACCACGGGCGAGCCCAGCGGGATGTGGCGGCATTCGGGCTTCGCGCCCCAGCGGCTCGTCGGGGTGGGCTTCATCTCCGAAGGGTTCGACAGCGGCTCCTATTACCGGCGCCTGCCGGACAGTTACGATCCGAGGGCCGGCTTCATCTTCGCCGGCGTCGACGAGGAGATCCTCGGCGACTTCGGCGTGTTCGGCGGCGCCGCGGCGCTGGAGCTCGACATCGTCAATCCCAAGGTCGGAACCCCGCCCCATGCCCTGCTTCTGGCCTCGTCGGAAGGGCACAGCAACGTCTATGTGATCGCCCAGGCCGAAACCGGCGCCAATCATCCCGGCATGGATGGGATCGAGAGCCCTCTGGTACGGGCCGATATGGTCTTCTTCGAGACCTTGAAGGGCGGCGCCGTCTTCTCGACCGGCTCCATCGGCTGGGCCGGCAGCCTGGCGCATGACAACTACCGGAACAACATCTCCAGGATCACCGAGAACGTGTTGCGGCGCTTCATATCGCCGGAGCCGTTCCCGTCATCGGCGGGAACGAGATAGCGGAAAGGGGCAGTCGCGCATGGCGAGCGTCGAGATCGTCGATATCCGAAAGAACTACGGCGCCTTGGAGGTGCTCCACGGAATCAATGTCAGCATCGCGAGCGGCGAGTTCATCGTTCTGGTGGGGCCCTCCGGCTGCGGCAAGTCGACTCTCCTGCGCATGATCGCCGGCCTCGAGGAGATCACCGTCGGCGACATCCGGATCGACGGGCAAGTCGTGAACGAGGTCCCGCCCAAGGATCGCGATATCGCCATGGTGTTCCAGAGCTATGCGCTCTATCCGCATATGACGGTGCGGAACAACATGTCCTTCAGCCTGCGGATGAGAGGGGCCAGCCGGGAGCGGATCGATCGGGGCGTCGCCGATGCCGCCAACGTGCTGGCGCTCGAGAGCCTGCTCGAGCGGTTTCCGCGCCAGCTTTCGGGCGGCCAGCGCCAGCGCGTCGCCATGGGCCGCGCGATCGTGCGCCAGCCCAAGGTGTTCCTGTTCGACGAACCGCTGAGCAATCTGGACGCCAAGCTGCGCGTTCTGATGCGGACCGAGATCAAGGCCTTGCATCAACGTCTCGGCACCACCTCGATCTATGTGACGCATGACCAGCTCGAAGCGATGACGATGGCGGACCGCATCGTCGTCCTTCAGGACGGCCGGATCGAGCAGGTCGGGCCGCCGCTCGATCTCTACGATCGGCCGGCGAACCGGTTCGTGGCGGGCTTCATCGGATCGCCGGCCATGAACTTCATCCCGGGCATCCTCAATCCGGCGAACGGCGGCTGGGCCGTGGAGGCCAACGGCGCGACGCTCGCCGTCGGCTCGGCCGGCAAGGCGCGCCAGGGCCAGAAGGTCATGTTCGGGATCCGCCCCGAGCATCTGGAGGTCGTGGCGCCAGCGGCGGGAATCGCCGCCGAGGTCGAGGTGGTGGAGCCCACCGGCGCCAGCACCTTCGTCTTCACGCAGATCGCCGCCACGCCCGTCTGTGCCGCCCTGAACGACCGTCGCCTGCCGCGTCCGGGCGACCGGATCGGTCTCGCGCCGCAGCCGGACCGCATCCACCTCTTCGATGCGGAAACCGGAATCCGGTTGAACGACTGACCGCGATCGACCGGACCGCGGGTCACTGAATGTCGATCGCCGGCGCTTCGGCATCGGGCGCCGGCACGTCGATCTGGATGTTCTGATCGACCGGTGCGTGCTGGACGCGATCCAGCACCAGCCCCGGGAAGCCGATCACGACGGCCACCATGACGATCTGGATGCAGACGAACGGCACGGCGCCCCAATAGATCTGACCGGTCGTGACCGGCGCCAGCTTTCGGCCCGTGATCTTGTCGATGAAGGCCGAGGACGGCGCCACGCTGCGCAGGAAGAAGAGCGCGAAGCCGAAGGGCGGGTGCATGAAGGAGGTCTGCATATTGACCCCCAGCAGCACGCCGAACCAGATGAGATCGATGCCGAGCTTCTCGGCGACGGGCGCCAGCAGCGGTACCACGATGAAGGCGAGCTCGAAGAAATCGAGGAAGAAGGCCAGGCAGAAGACCAGGATGTTGACGACGATGAGGAAGCCCAGCTCGCCGCCGGGCACGCTGGTCAGGAGATGATCGACCCAGAGATCGCCATCGACGCCGCGGAAGACCAGGGTGAAGACGGTCGAGCCGATCAGGATGAAGATCACGAAGGAGGAGAGCTTGGCCGTGCTGTCCATCGCCTGCCTGAGCAGGTTCCAGCTCAGCCGGCGATTGGCCAGCGCGAGGATGAGGGCGCCCGTCGCGCCCATGGCGCCGCCCTCGGTCGGCGTCGCCACGCCGAGGAAGATCGTGCCCAGCACCAGGAAGATCAGGACCAGCGGCGGCAGCAGCGAGACCACCACGCGGCGCAGCAGCGCGAAGCCGCGAAGCGTGCGGGCCTCGCGCGGCAGCGCCGGCGCCCAGGTCGGGCGGAAGACCGACACGCCCAGCACATAGACGGCATAGAGGCCGGTCAGGAACAGGCCGGGAATGATGGCGCCTTCATACATGTCGCCGACCGAGCGGCCGAGCTGGTCGGCCAGCACGATCAGCACCAGGCTCGGCGGGATGATCTGGGCCAAGGTGCCGGAGGCTGCGATGACGCCGCTGGCGAGCCGCCGGTCGTAGCCGTAGCGCAGCATGATGGGCAGCGAGATCAGCCCCATCGAGATGACCGAGGCGGCGACCACGCCCGTGGTCGCGGCCAGGAGCGCGCCCACGAAGATGACGGCGAAGGCGAGCCCGCCGCGCAACGGGCCGAACAGCTGCCCGATCGTGTCGAGCAGATCCTCGGCCATGCCGCTGCGTTCGAGGATCAGCCCCATGAAGGTGAAGAACGGGATCGCCAGCAGCGTGTCGTTGCGCATGATGCCGAACACGCGGTCCGGCAGGGCCTGCAGCAGCGAGGGCGTCAGCAGGCCGAGCTCGATGCCGATGAAGCCGAACAGCAGCCCGTTCGCGGCGAGCGCGAAGGCGACCGGGTAGCCCAGCAGCAGCAGCACGACCAGCGCCAGGAACATCAGCGGCGCGAGATTGGCGATCAGGAGCTCCGTCACGACGGATCGCCTTCGGACCGGCTGCTCACCGCCGCCGCGGCATGGGCCGGGCGCTTCTCGGCCGGGTCGGGGACGAGCCCCATCAGGAAGGCGACCCGTTTGATGAGCTCGGAGAGGCCCTGCAGGCCCAGGAGCGCGAAGCCGATCGGAATCAGGATCTTCACCGGCCAGCGCAGGAGCCCGCCGGCATCGCCCGAGATCTCGTGGCGCAGATAGGAATCGGCCACGAGCGGCCAGGACAGCCAGCCGATCACGGCCGCCATCGGCAGCAGGAACAGAGCCGAGCCGAGGATGTCGATCCAGGTCTGGGTGCGTTTCGAGAGCCGCCCGGCGATCACGTCGATGCGGACATGCTCGTTGCGCAGCAGCGTATAGCCGGCGCAGAGCAGGAACACGGCCGAGAACAGATACCATTGGATCTCGAGCCAGGCGTTCGAGCTGGCGTCGAACACATAGCGGACCATGGCGTTGCCGGCGCTGATCAGCACCGCGATCAGCACACCCCAGTAGGCCAGCCTGCCGATATGCCCGTTGATCCAGTCGATCGCACGGCTCAAGCCGAGCAAAGACCTCACGGGATGCTCCCCTGTCCCTGGTTTTCGGCGGCGCCTCTTGAGCGGGCCCCTGCCGCCGCTTCCTCCTCTTGAGGGAAGGTACGCGGTTATGCGTTCATCTGAGCCGGTCCCGCGCCGAAGCTCAACCGGAAAATCCGGGAGGAGCCGGCGATGCTCGCGGGCGCAGGCGCCGTTCCGGCACGGGGGCTCCGACTTTAGTCGGACGATGGCGGCGGGCCGTCCAGCGTGTCCCGGATTCGCTGCGCGAGCTCGGTCTTGCGATAGGGCTTGTTCAGCACCGTCGTTCCCGGCGGGAGCTGCCGCCGCGAGCCGAGGCTGTCGAGGGCATAGCCGGAGGTGAGGAGAACCTTCAGCTCCGGCCGGAGCCGCTGGGCACGCTCCGCGAGCTCGATGCCGTTGATGCCGCCCGGCATGACGATGTCCGTGAAGAGAAGATCGATCACGGTGTCCGTCTGCAGCTGTTTCATCGCGTCGTCCCCGTCGCTGCTGGCGATCACCTGGTAGCCAAGGCTGCGAATGACGGAGACCGCATGGCCGCGCACGAAGTCGTCATCCTCGACGACGAGCAAAATCTCCTGGCCCCGGGGCGCCAGCAGCTCTTCCTTCCCGGCCGGCACTGCCGACGAGTCGGCCTTGCCGCCGACCGGCAGATAGATCCGCACGGTGGTGCCCAGCCCCAGCTCGCTATAGACGGCGACATGGCCGTTGGACTGCTTGACGAAGCCATAGACCATGCTCAGCCCGAGCCCGCTGCCCTTGCCCACCTCCTTGGTCGTGAAGAAAGGCTCGAAGACACGCGTCACCACGTCGGGCGGCATGCCTTCGCCATCGTCCGTGACCGCGACCATGGCATAGTCGCCGGCCAGAACTTCGGGATGGGTCGCCTGATAGTGCTCGTCGAGGACGGCGTTGGCGGTCGCGATCGTGATGCAGCCGCCGCCCGGCATGGCATCCTGGGCATTGAGGGCGAGATTGAGGATCGCGGATTCGAGCTGGGCCGGATCGGCAAAGGCCGGCGTCAACCCGGTCTCCAGCGCGGTCGCGATCTCGATGTCCTCGCGCAAGGTGCGGCGCAGCAGCCGGCTCATCTTGTCGACCAGCTGATTGCAGTCGATCTGGGAGGGGATCAAGGTCTGGCGCCGGCTGAAGGCGAGCAGGCGTTGCGTGAGCTCGGCGCCGCGCTCGCCCGCAGCGATGATCGCTTCCGCCTGCCGGCGCAGGTCGGGCCGGGCCTTGAGCACCTCGCTCAGCGTTTCGGCGTTGCCGATGATCACGGTCAGCAGATTGTTGAAGTCGTGGGCGATGCCACCCGAGAGCTGCCCCACGGCTTCCATCTTCTGCGCCTGAACCAGCTGCTCCTCGGTTCGCTTGCGCCCCGTCAGGTCGTGGATGATGCCGACGAAGACCGGGCCGTCGTTCTGAATGGCCTCGCCCACCGAGAGGTCCATCGGAAAGGTCGTGCCGTCCTTGCGCTGCCCCAGCACCTCGCGTCCGATGCCGATGATCTTCGGCACATGCGTCGAAAGATAGTTCGAGATGTAGCGGTCATGCTCGTCGCGGAAATGCGGCGGCATCAGCATCTTCACGTTCTGCCCGACCACCTCGGCCGCGCCGTAGCCGAACAGCGCCTCGCAGGCCGGGTTGAACATCATCACCAAGCCGCGCGCGTCGATCAGGATCACGCCGTCGACCGCCGTATCCACCACGGCCTTCAGCCGCTGGACGGCTTCGCGGACCGCCTGCTCGGAACGCTTGCGTTCGGTCAGATCGTGGATGATGCCGACGAAGATCGATTCCCCATCGTCCTTGGTTTCCCCGACGGAGAGGTCCATGGGAAAGGTCGAGCCGTCCTTGCGCTGGCCCACGACCTCGCGACCGACCCCGATGATCTTGGCCTCGCCAGTGCGATGATAGTTCGTGAGATAGGCGTCATGCTCGTCGCGGAACGGCGCCGGCATGAGCATCTTCACATTCTGTCCGACGACCTCGGCCGCGAAGAATCCGAAGAGCTTTTCACAGGCCGGATTGAACCTCAGGACGGTGCCCTGCGCATCGATCAGGATCACGCCATCAACGGCCGTGTCCACCACGGCCTTCAACCGGGCCTCGTCGCGATCTCCGGTCATCCGCTGCCGCCCCCAGCAGGACAGATTGAATCCGACCACGCTCGCCGATGCACGTCTTTCGATAGTCGATTATCCAAATGACTATGGCATCCGGCAAGCGGGTTTCGCTCGCTACGGTAGTGATGCTGACCTAGAAGGTAAATGCTCTATTCGCGTGCGTCAGTAGTTTGACGCGGGCTCGAACGACACCGGTATCGCCGCGCTCGAGCGCCGACAGGCCTAGCAGGAGAAAGCGGCGTCAGGCCGCGACGGCGATCCCGCCTCGGACGGCGCCGCCCGCGACCTGGCCCCAGAGCACCGCATGATCCTCGGGGAGGGCGCGGCTGTTGGGCATGGCGAACCAGAGCCGCAGCATCGAGCGCACCCGGCCGCTGGCCGCGTCGTTCTCGAAGGCGGTGCGGGCGTGATAGATCACGTGGTTGTTGAGGAGCTGGATCTCGCCCGCCGCCAGCGTCATCTCGAAGGCGAGCTCGGCTGCGACCTGGTCGAGCAGGGCCAAGGCCTCGACCTGTAGCGGCGTCAGCCGCGGCGCCTGCGGCAACTGCTGCGCATTCTCGATATAGGTGCGCGAATAGTGGCTGGTGAGCCGGCCCTCGCGCTGGCCGAAGACCGGCAGCAGATAGATCGAGCTCTCGCCGCCCTTCTCCTCGCCGAAGCGCGTGCGCGGCACGGGACGGTAGAGCACCTCGAGCAGGTCGGGCCGGCGCTTGAGGATCTCGTTATGCACGGCGCCCGTGCTGCAGAGCTTGCTGACGCCGCCCTTCGCGGCCTGCCCGACGCAGAAGAGCCCCACCACGTCGCAGCGATCGGTATGGAAGCGCAGGGCGCCGTTGGTCAGCGTGCGTGCATGGGAGGAGAGGAAGGGCTTGCCGGCCTCGTCGGTGGTGACGCCGCCCTGGGTCGTGGCCACGTCGTAGCCCTCGTCCTGGATCGCCTTCATCAGCAGGCCGGTGTTGGTCTGCGAGAGGATCGTGCCGAGATGGGTGCCCAGCCCGAACCAGAGATGGCGGTGCGAGCGCGGATCGAGGCCGGCGAAATCGAGGCCGGTGAGCTTCGCCATGCCGGAGCCGTTCTCGAGCTCCTCGCGCGCGGCGGCGCAATATTCATCGAGGCCGGGGATCTGGAATCGCGCCCGCGTCAGCGCCGACCAATCGAGCTCCGCCTCCCGCGCCGTGTCGGCCGCCGCGATCAGGCCGCGGCTGATCGCCGGGTCCATCGGACGGATCCAGCGTTTCGAGGCGACGATCTCGGTCCCGCGCCAGACGCTGGGACCCGTGACGGCGGCGATGGCGGACATGGCGGTTCTGTAATCCCTGCTGATGCGGCGAGGCCGGAAGCGGCCCCGTGGAGGCCGAAAATGATTCCACGGCCGGCCATCGGCTTCAAGCCGGGGGCTTCCCGCTCAGCGCAGAGTGATCGCATTTGAGGCTTTCTTCACCTCCCCCCTTGAGGGGGAGGCTGGGGTGGGGGGTAGCCGCAGACTCGTTGCAAGCCTGTCTTACCGCGATGAAAGCTCCCTCTTCAGTCGCGTTCTACGATCACCCCCCAACCCTAACCTCCCCCTCAAGGGGGGAGGGGATTCACTCGCGTCGTCAAATGCGATTGCCCTGCCGCTCAGCGAGAGACCGGTGGCAGCCGCAGGGTGCCCGAGGCAGGCGTCGGGGGAACCGGCTCAGCCTCGTCGATCACGCGGCTGGGCCGCAGTGATCCGGTCTGGTCGAGGATCGGATAGGCCACCGAGGCGATATGGGCGGCGATGCGCTTGAGGTCGCGCAGGATGTCGAGATGGAGCGCGCTGGTCTCGAGGCTCTCCGGCCGGCCCTCGCGCAGGCGGCGCAGATGGCTCTCGGTCGCGGCCTGCTCCAGCTCCCGGATCCGGACCTTCTCGTTCAGCAGCCAGCGCGCCTCGCGCGGATCGCCGGTCATGAAGACGCTGGTGGCGAGCCCCAGCGCCGCCATCAGGCGTTCCTGCATGGCCTCGATCTCGTCCGCGCCCTCGGCCGAGAAGCTCAGGCGGTATTTGATCTTCTTGGCCGCGATCTCGCGCAAACTTTTATCGAGAATATCGCCGGCATGCTCGAGATTGATGGCGAAGGTGAGGACATCGGAGCAGCGCCGCGCATCCGCCTCGTCGAGCCCGTCGTCGCGCGCGATCCGGGTCAGGTAGAGCTTGATCGATTTGTGCAGCCGGTCCAGCCGGTCGTCGAGCGTGCCGATCTCGGCCGCGCGCTTGCGGTCGTCATGGCGCAGCGCCTCGGTCAGGTCGCGCAGCATGGTCTCGAGGATATCGACCATGCGCAGCGTCTCGCGCGACGCGTCGGCCAGAGCCATGCCCGGCGTCGCCAGGGCCGCCTCGGTGAGATAGCGCGGGGCGCCGGGATCCTGGACGGGAGCCGAGGGCAGCAGGCGACGACAGAGCTTCGCCAGCGGACCCAGAAGGCCGATGAACAAGACCGCCAGCGCCAGGTTGAAGAACAGGTGGAAGTTGGCGGCCATGCGCGCCGGCTCGGGCTCCAGCGCCGCGAGCCCCGTCCCGATCTGCGCCAGGAAGGGCAGCGTCAGCAGCGTGCCGCTGCCGCGCACGATCAGGTTGCCCAGCGCCAGGCGACGGGCCGGGTTGCTGCGGCCGGCCCCCAGGAACTGCGGGATGACATTGCCGAGATTGGCCCCCAGCACCAGGGCGAGCGCCACGTCCGTCGGCACGACCCCGGCGGCGGCGAGCGACATGGCCAGCAGCACCACGGCGACGCTGGAATAGGCGGCCCAGGTCATCAGCGCCCCCAGCAGGATCGAGAGCAGCGGATGGCCGGAGAGGAGCGCGAAGAGATCGCGCACCACGCCCGCCTGCTCGACCGGCGCGACCGTGGCCAGGATGAGGTGGAGCGCCAGCAGCACCAGCCCGAGACCGATCCCGACCCGGCCCAGGTCGCGCAGCCGCGTCTTGCCGCTCTGCTTGAAGGCGATCACGCCCACCAGGATCAGGATCGGGGCCACGACGGAGACGTCGAAGGTCAGGAGCTGGACGATGAGCGTGGTGCCGATATTGGCGCCGAGGATGACCGCCAGCGCCGGCACCAGATCGACCACGCCGCTGGCGAGGAAGGAGGCCGCCATGAGGCCGGTCGCGGTGCTGCTCTGCAGGAGCGCCGTCACGCCGAGCCCGGCAAGCAGGGCCTTGCCGCGATTGGCGAGGCCGGCATTGAGGATGCGCCGGAGGTCGGAGCCGAAGGCCCGCAGGATGCCCGTATGCACCATATGCAGGCCCCACAGCAGCAGGGCGACATTGCCAGCCAGATGCAGAAGGGTGAGGCCGCCGGACATGGAAACCTTGATGCGAGGCCGTTCCGCTGCTCCGAGGAGGCGAGAATCCGACCGATGATCGAGCCTTATTCTCTCCCCTGTGGCCCGATGAAACGCCGCCGTGAGCGGCCCGAATCGTCGCGCTGACGACGGTCCCCACACCCTGTCAGCAACGGCGGGAATTTGCTACTGGTTCCGCAAGCCCACCGCCGGCCGAAGGACCGACTTCATGCTGACCGACCGCGACATCGACCAGGCCTCGGCCCTGCTGCTGGACCACTGGCAGAAGGGCCGCCGCCTGGCCGCCCTGCCCGACGCCCTCCGGCCGAGGAGCCGCGCCGAAGGTTATGCGATCCAGGCCCGCCTGGAGCGCCACACCGCCAGGCCGCTCTTCGGCTGGAAGATCGCGGCCACCAGCAAGGCGGGGCAGGCCC harbors:
- a CDS encoding TauD/TfdA family dioxygenase, with protein sequence MSAIAAVTGPSVWRGTEIVASKRWIRPMDPAISRGLIAAADTAREAELDWSALTRARFQIPGLDEYCAAAREELENGSGMAKLTGLDFAGLDPRSHRHLWFGLGTHLGTILSQTNTGLLMKAIQDEGYDVATTQGGVTTDEAGKPFLSSHARTLTNGALRFHTDRCDVVGLFCVGQAAKGGVSKLCSTGAVHNEILKRRPDLLEVLYRPVPRTRFGEEKGGESSIYLLPVFGQREGRLTSHYSRTYIENAQQLPQAPRLTPLQVEALALLDQVAAELAFEMTLAAGEIQLLNNHVIYHARTAFENDAASGRVRSMLRLWFAMPNSRALPEDHAVLWGQVAGGAVRGGIAVAA
- a CDS encoding hybrid sensor histidine kinase/response regulator codes for the protein MTGDRDEARLKAVVDTAVDGVILIDAQGTVLRFNPACEKLFGFFAAEVVGQNVKMLMPAPFRDEHDAYLTNYHRTGEAKIIGVGREVVGQRKDGSTFPMDLSVGETKDDGESIFVGIIHDLTERKRSEQAVREAVQRLKAVVDTAVDGVILIDARGLVMMFNPACEALFGYGAAEVVGQNVKMLMPPHFRDEHDRYISNYLSTHVPKIIGIGREVLGQRKDGTTFPMDLSVGEAIQNDGPVFVGIIHDLTGRKRTEEQLVQAQKMEAVGQLSGGIAHDFNNLLTVIIGNAETLSEVLKARPDLRRQAEAIIAAGERGAELTQRLLAFSRRQTLIPSQIDCNQLVDKMSRLLRRTLREDIEIATALETGLTPAFADPAQLESAILNLALNAQDAMPGGGCITIATANAVLDEHYQATHPEVLAGDYAMVAVTDDGEGMPPDVVTRVFEPFFTTKEVGKGSGLGLSMVYGFVKQSNGHVAVYSELGLGTTVRIYLPVGGKADSSAVPAGKEELLAPRGQEILLVVEDDDFVRGHAVSVIRSLGYQVIASSDGDDAMKQLQTDTVIDLLFTDIVMPGGINGIELAERAQRLRPELKVLLTSGYALDSLGSRRQLPPGTTVLNKPYRKTELAQRIRDTLDGPPPSSD
- a CDS encoding Na/Pi cotransporter family protein produces the protein MSGGLTLLHLAGNVALLLWGLHMVHTGILRAFGSDLRRILNAGLANRGKALLAGLGVTALLQSSTATGLMAASFLASGVVDLVPALAVILGANIGTTLIVQLLTFDVSVVAPILILVGVIAFKQSGKTRLRDLGRVGIGLGLVLLALHLILATVAPVEQAGVVRDLFALLSGHPLLSILLGALMTWAAYSSVAVVLLAMSLAAAGVVPTDVALALVLGANLGNVIPQFLGAGRSNPARRLALGNLIVRGSGTLLTLPFLAQIGTGLAALEPEPARMAANFHLFFNLALAVLFIGLLGPLAKLCRRLLPSAPVQDPGAPRYLTEAALATPGMALADASRETLRMVDILETMLRDLTEALRHDDRKRAAEIGTLDDRLDRLHKSIKLYLTRIARDDGLDEADARRCSDVLTFAINLEHAGDILDKSLREIAAKKIKYRLSFSAEGADEIEAMQERLMAALGLATSVFMTGDPREARWLLNEKVRIRELEQAATESHLRRLREGRPESLETSALHLDILRDLKRIAAHIASVAYPILDQTGSLRPSRVIDEAEPVPPTPASGTLRLPPVSR